GCGGTTCCGAGCAACATCATCAACAAATAGCCGACGATGCCGTAGATGACAAGGGCAAACACCGCCGATAAATCGAGGGTGTACTTGTTTTGAAAGACGATGTTGTCGAAAATGCCGCGGAAGGGGCGCAGCAGCGGCGCGCTCAAGTGATACATCCAATTTACAAACAGCACATTTGGATTCGCGCTGAATAATTTCAATAAAATATGAATGCCGATGATCGCTTCAACAACTTCAATCACAATGTTGAGCCATTTCGCGATTGTCGCTCTCGCAGCCATTCGCCACCCCTCCTCTCTCCATTATCATTTGCCCCGAAACGCAACATTTGAAACGCGGCGACCGGTTGGGTCAGGACAAGACCGCTTCTTCCGCTTTTTGCAGCCATTGTTTTCCGACGACCGTATGACGCGGCGGAATTTCGCTGTCCTTATCTACAGGCTCTTGAAATTGGTTCGTGAACCCGCTGATGACTCCGGTGGCCACTTCTTCGTCCAATCCGGACTCATACTTATGGTTCAATAGGAAGGGGGGCCCGATTTGAACGATCGCACCGTCAGCATCCAAGCTTCCTTCAACGGCTCGAAAAGGAATCCTCAGAAACAAATAGCCGTCTTCTTCATTAATTTTGCAATCCAAAGATCCGTGGTCATAATCCCAATTCGATCCAATTGTAAAGCCGATCGGTTCGAGTGCTGCTTCCAAATCAACGAGCGGAAACCGGGCGCCTTCCAGCTTCGATTCCAATGCAATCATCGTCAAGCCTCCTTTTGCCTTTAGCGTGTCCAAAAGGAGGCGTTTTTACCGCAATCGTTTTTCAAGTTCGGCTTTTTCCGCCTCAAAGCCGGGTTTGCCAAGAAGAGCAAACATGTTATTCTTATAAGCTTCGACGCCCGGCTGATCGAACGGATTCACGCCGAGCATGTAACCGCTCACGGCACAAGCCTTTTCGAAAAAGGACACGAGCGAGCCGAAGCCGTGTTCGTCGATTTCCGGCACCTTGATGATCACATTCGGCACCCCTCCGTCCGTATGTGCCAGCAGCGTTCCCTCACTCGCTCTTTTGTTGACGGTGTCGAGCGATTCACCTGCCAAATAATTGAGTTCGTCGAGATTGCCGCTTTCTTCTTCAATGACCACCGTTGAGCGGGAATTTTCGACGTGAAGCACCGTTTCGAACAAGAAGCGGCGTCCTTCCTGTACGTATTGGCCGAGCGAATGCAAATCCGTCGAAAAATCGGCAGCGGCTGGAAAAATGCCTTTGCCGTCTTTGCCCTCGCTTTCCCCAAACAACTGCTTCCACCACTCCCCGAAATAATGAAGGGAAGGCTCATAATTGACGAGCAATTCAACGGTTTTCCCTTTTCGGTAGAAAAGATTACGAACGGCTGCATACTGATAGGCCGGATTGTCATGGACACTCGCGGAGAGCAAACGCTCGCGCGTGTCCGCCGCCCCCAGCATCATT
The Bacillales bacterium genome window above contains:
- a CDS encoding YugN-like family protein, which produces MIALESKLEGARFPLVDLEAALEPIGFTIGSNWDYDHGSLDCKINEEDGYLFLRIPFRAVEGSLDADGAIVQIGPPFLLNHKYESGLDEEVATGVISGFTNQFQEPVDKDSEIPPRHTVVGKQWLQKAEEAVLS
- a CDS encoding YggT family protein, with the protein product MAARATIAKWLNIVIEVVEAIIGIHILLKLFSANPNVLFVNWMYHLSAPLLRPFRGIFDNIVFQNKYTLDLSAVFALVIYGIVGYLLMMLLGTA